AAGACTCGACAGCAGGAGGCTGGAGTCCCTTCGCTTTCACACCCCGCACTGAGGCAACAGCGCCGGTGCCACTGGAAAAAGATGCAAAAACCACCGGCTGGTGACATGTTTTTGCATGGAAAGACCACAATGAACGGCGAACGAAAATTTGCGTACCCGCACGGCAACGTGCTTTACCGCAAGCTGCGCTATGAATTTCCGCTGATCGTGCGGGGCGAGGGTGTTTATCTCTATGATGCCGGCGGCAGGCGTTATCTCGATGCCTCCGGTGGCGCGATGGTGACCAACCTCGGCCATGGCAACCGGGTGGTCGCGGAAGCCATCGGCCGGCAGGCTGCGACGCTGGCTTATGTCAGCGGTTTGCAATTCACCCATGAACCGGTCGAGCAGTTGGCGCACGCGTTGTGTGAGGTGGCGCCGCAAGGCCTGACCAAGGCCTTTTTCCTCTCCGGCGGAACGGAAGCCACCGAGGCGGCGATGAAGCTGGCGCGGCAGTATTGGGTGGCCAGGGGCATCACCACGAAATACAAAATCATCAGCCGCCTGCCCAGCTATCACGGCAACACTTTCGGTGCGATGGGGGTGAGTGGCAGACAGACCTATCGCGTGCAGTTTCAGAACATGTATGTCGATCATCCCAAGATTCCGCCGCCGATCTGCTATCGCTGCGCCTGGGGCAAAACGTTTCCGCACTGCGACTACGAATGCGCGGCCGAATTGGAGCTGGCGATTCAACGGGAGGGCCCGGAGACGGTTGCCGCCTTCCTGGCGGAGCCGGTGCTGGGCACCACGGGCAGCGGCATGGTACCGCCGCCGGAATATTATCCGCGCGTGGTCGAGATTTGCCGCAAGTATGATCTGCTGTTCATCGCTGATGAAATCCTGTGCGGCATGGGTCGCACCGGCGATTGGTTTGCGATTTCCGCCACCGGCGTCACCCCGGATATCATGCTTGCCGGCAAGGGGCTCACGGGCGGTTACGTGCCGCTTTCCGCCATGCTGGCGCGCGGCGAGCTGGTCGAGGCGATTTACGCCAGCGGCGGTGATTTCCTGCATGCGCAGACGTTTGCCCATCATCCGGTGGCCTGTGCCGCGGCACTCGCCACCATTCGCTACTTGCAGGAACATCATCTCATCACGCGCTGCCGCGAGATGGGCGCCGTGCTGCATGCCCGGCTGCTGCGCCTGCGGGATCATCCCCTGGTCGGTGAGATTCGCGGCCGGGGCCTGCTGGCGGGCCTCGAACTGGTTGCGGACAAAGCCACCCGCGCGCCTTTCAACCGCAGTCTCAAAATCGTCGAACAGGTTGCCGCCCAAGCGCTCAACCGTGGTTTGATCATTTGGACCAACGCCGGCCATGTGGACGGCACAAACGGTGACGGCATCCTGCTCGCCCCGCCGTTCATCGTCACCACCGCACAAATCGAAGAGATCGTGACGCTGTTGGAACAAAGTCTGAATGCCGTGGCGGCGGCCTTGCGTTTGGCGTGAAGGGTCATTTGACAACTCTGCCCGCCTCGTCAGGCAGTTTTGCCCGGTGGAAAAAATTGGCCTGCGCGAGTGTTCCCGCAGGAAAACTGTGCCGGCACTGCACTGCGCCATTTTCCGGCGCAATGTGCAGCCGGCCAGGTCCCTGTCGCATGCGCCAGGGCCTGAGCGGTGGCGGCGCACAAACAAATTCCCTGCAATTCATCTGAGAGAGGAGAAGTGGACATGGCAGCGAAGAAGCCGTTCAAAATCACCTATACTACGCTGGGCGCGGACATGGAGAAGTTTCATCGCGATTTTGACCGCGCGCTCGCCCGGGTGCGTCAGCAAATCGGCCAAACCCATCCCCACGTGATCAACAACCAGCCGGTGGCCGGGGCGGGAGAGACCTTTGCCAGCTTCAGCCCGGTCGATACCCGCGT
The window above is part of the candidate division KSB1 bacterium genome. Proteins encoded here:
- a CDS encoding aspartate aminotransferase family protein, whose amino-acid sequence is MNGERKFAYPHGNVLYRKLRYEFPLIVRGEGVYLYDAGGRRYLDASGGAMVTNLGHGNRVVAEAIGRQAATLAYVSGLQFTHEPVEQLAHALCEVAPQGLTKAFFLSGGTEATEAAMKLARQYWVARGITTKYKIISRLPSYHGNTFGAMGVSGRQTYRVQFQNMYVDHPKIPPPICYRCAWGKTFPHCDYECAAELELAIQREGPETVAAFLAEPVLGTTGSGMVPPPEYYPRVVEICRKYDLLFIADEILCGMGRTGDWFAISATGVTPDIMLAGKGLTGGYVPLSAMLARGELVEAIYASGGDFLHAQTFAHHPVACAAALATIRYLQEHHLITRCREMGAVLHARLLRLRDHPLVGEIRGRGLLAGLELVADKATRAPFNRSLKIVEQVAAQALNRGLIIWTNAGHVDGTNGDGILLAPPFIVTTAQIEEIVTLLEQSLNAVAAALRLA